From a region of the Rhipicephalus sanguineus isolate Rsan-2018 unplaced genomic scaffold, BIME_Rsan_1.4 Seq7499, whole genome shotgun sequence genome:
- the LOC119378251 gene encoding uncharacterized protein LOC119378251, whose product MSRLGKIEEFDAKVQTFDSYLERFEHFVSANDIAQEKKLSVFLTVIGAEAYEVLKNLVVPSLPGEKTFDEVKVLLKNHYSPPISIIAERCRFNRRVQLEHESVEDFIIEIKHLARKCDFGSFLKDAMRDRLVAGIRSEDIQRALFTEENLGFESACKIALARELAAKQTAILQAGGTNSAVNALKYEVNPATQKKRSMQQNENKKTKCCCCGKAHAFNNCWYKNYKCNRCSQVGHLQKMCPRKALHKRTHIVSESSSEDEHTMYACHDSSGKKKGYIVTMTIEGNSVPMQVDTGAAVSVVPEEVYRSTFPHVKCEPTTVVLKTYTGEKINVLGECHVKVQYDDQQAVLPAVIVREAERKLPALLGRTWLEKFQLDWQSLFSLSIDDRVASLREKYAGVFHQH is encoded by the coding sequence ATGTCGAGGTTGGGCAAGATAGAGGAGTTTGACGCCAAAGTTCAGACGTTCGATTCGTACTTGGAGCGTTTCGAGCACTTTGTCAGTGCGAATGACATAGCTCAAGAGAAGAAACTCTCAGTATTTTTGACAGTGATCGGGGCGGAAGCGTATGAAGTACTCAAGAATTTGGTTGTACCATCACTTCCTGGGGAGAAGACTTTTGATGAAGTCAAGGTTCTATTGAAAAACCATTACAGCCCCCCGATATCAATTATAGCTGAGAGGTGCAGGTTTAACCGCAGGGTTCAGCTTGAGCACGAAAGTGTAGAAGACTTTATCATTGAGATAAAGCATTTGGCTCGGAAATGTGATTTTGGGTCCTTTCTTAAAGATGCTATGCGTGACAGGCTTGTGGCAGGAATCCGCAGCGAAGACATTCAAAGGGCTCTATTCACAGAAGAAAACCTGGGCTTTGAAAGTGCTTGCAAAATTGCTCTTGCGCGAGAGCTAGCAGCCAAGCAAACAGCAATACTGCAAGCAGGAGGGACAAACTCGGCTGTAAATGCCCTCAAATATGAAGTGAACCCGGCTACTCAAAAGAAAAGATCAATGCAGCAGAATGAGAACAAAAAGACCAAGTGTTGTTGTTGTGGTAAGGCGCATGCCTTCAACAACTGCTGGTACAAGAACTATAAATGCAACCGGTGCTCTCAAGTAGGTCATCTGCAGAAAATGTGCCCAAGAAAGGCTCTACACAAAAGAACGCATATCGTGTCGGAATCATCCAGTGAAGATGAGCACACGATGTACGCGTGCCACGATTCATCTGGCAAGAAGAAGGGCTACATAGTTACCATGACCATAGAAGGAAACAGCGTTCCTATGCAAGTCGACACTGGTGCCGCGGTGTCTGTAGTCCCTGAAGAGGTGTATCGGTCGACTTTTCCGCACGTTAAATGTGAACCTACCACGGTTGTGCTGAAAACTTATACTGGTGAAAAGATTAATGTTTTGGGGGAGTGTCATGTAAAGGTGCAGTATGATGACCAGCAAGCTGTTTTACCGGCTGTTATTGTGCGTGAAGCTGAGCGAAAGTTACCAGCTCTTCTAggtaggacatggctcgagaaattTCAGCTTGATTGGCAGTCGTTGTTCTCTTTAAGTATAGATGATAGAGTTGCTTCGCTACGAGAGAAGTACGCGGGGGTCTTTCACCAACATTAG